The Sander vitreus isolate 19-12246 chromosome 5, sanVit1, whole genome shotgun sequence genome includes a region encoding these proteins:
- the zbtb26 gene encoding zinc finger and BTB domain-containing protein 26 isoform X1, translating into MVFSHLWTLMLQQNSLKLRKPMKRTHCLLPQKGIQRGLQKCSAAAAAGCRFTMAQNQVILQFRFATFGDSMLQKMNLLRHQSRFCDVTVRINQLEVPGHKVVFAAGSSFLRDQFILQQDSGEVQISMIQEAEVGRQLLLSCYTGQLEFPELELVHYLTVASFLQMGHIVEQCTQALSKFIKPQPARQLEVDVGIRREKKEEGLSSQAQREQERSQVRTVHQEGGEVVQVGDDNNGDNDDHEDEDEDDDVIIQPVSPLHNLDRRPKQDVAESDITIIKVESVSDVAENSITGHFPASPPPALHSPEPQHSLINSTVDSRGSEMAAPPGATGYPLSPPPAYPPAEKHSVHQRNYDKPLQWYHQCPKCSRVFRQLENYANHLKMHKLFMCLLCGKTFTQKGNLHRHMRVHAGIKPFQCKICGKTFTQKCSLLDHLNLHSGDKPHRCNYCDMVFAHKPVLRKHLKQIHGKNSFDNANEGNLHDGGLDFDFGQI; encoded by the exons ATGGTGTTCTCACACTTGTGGACCCTCATGCTACAGCAGAACTCCTTGAAGCT GAGGAAACCGATGAAGAGGACACATTGTCTGCTGCCACAGAAAGGGATCCAGAGAGGCCTACAGAA gtgcagtgctgctgctgctgctggctgtcgGTTCACTATGGCCCAGAACCAGGTGATCCTGCAGTTCCGCTTTGCCACATTTGGGGACTCGATGCTGCAGAAGATGAACCTCCTACGACACCAGAGTCGCTTCTGTGATGTCACTGTGCGTATCAACCAGCTGGAGGTCCCTGGTCACAAGGTAGTGTTTGCCGCTGGCTCGTCTTTCCTGAGGGACCAGTTCATCCTTCAGCAGGACTCCGGGGAGGTCCAGATCTCCATGATCCAGGAGGCGGAGGTGGGCCGACAGCTGCTGCTGTCCTGCTACACAGGGCAGCTGGAGTTTCCGGAGCTGGAGCTGGTGCATTACCTGACAGTGGCCAGCTTCCTCCAAATGGGCCACATTGTGGAGCAGTGCACCCAAGCTCTAAGCAAGTTCATCAAACCTCAGCCTGCACGCCAGCTGGAGGTGGATGTGGGGATAAGGagggagaagaaggaggaggggtTATCGTCCCAGGCCCAGAGAGAGCAGGAGCGCTCTCAGGTCCGGACTGTCCATCAAGAGGGGGGGGAGGTAGTGCAGGTTGGGGACGACAACAATGGCGATAATGATGACCAcgaggatgaggatgaggatgatgatgtaATCATACAGCCTGTGTCCCCTCTTCATAACTTAGACAGACGTCCGAAGCAGGACGTGGCGGAGAGCGACATCACTATCATAAAAGTGGAGTCTGTGTCTGATGTAGCGGAAAACTCCATCACTGGTCACTTCCCCGCCAGCCCACCTCCTGCCCTCCACTCTCCCGAGCCCCAGCACTCCCTCATAAACTCCACCGTGGACAGCCGTGGCAGTGAGATGGCGGCTCCGCCCGGCGCGACCGGGTACCCGCTCAGTCCCCCTCCTGCGTACCCTCCTGCAGAGAAACACAGTGTGCACCAGAGGAACTACGACAAACCCCTCCAGTGGTACCACCAGTGTCCAAAGTGCTCGCGGGTCTTCCGCCAGCTGGAAAACTACGCCAACCACCTCAAGATGCACAAGCTGTTCATGTGCCTGCTGTGCGGCAAGACCTTCACGCAGAAGGGCAACCTGCACCGGCACATGCGGGTCCACGCCGGCATCAAGCCCTTCCAGTGTAAAATATGTGGGAAGACCTTCACGCAAAAGTGTTCTCTGCTGGATCACCTCAACCTGCACAGCGGGGACAAGCCACACCGCTGCAACTACTGCGACATGGTTTTTGCTCACAAGCCAGTTCTCCGCAAACACCTCAAACAGATCCACGGGAAGAACAGCTTTGACAACGCAAACGAAGGAAACCTGCACGACGGAGGGCTTGACTTTGATTTTGGGCAAATATGA
- the zbtb26 gene encoding zinc finger and BTB domain-containing protein 26 isoform X2, whose translation MFILCSAAAAAGCRFTMAQNQVILQFRFATFGDSMLQKMNLLRHQSRFCDVTVRINQLEVPGHKVVFAAGSSFLRDQFILQQDSGEVQISMIQEAEVGRQLLLSCYTGQLEFPELELVHYLTVASFLQMGHIVEQCTQALSKFIKPQPARQLEVDVGIRREKKEEGLSSQAQREQERSQVRTVHQEGGEVVQVGDDNNGDNDDHEDEDEDDDVIIQPVSPLHNLDRRPKQDVAESDITIIKVESVSDVAENSITGHFPASPPPALHSPEPQHSLINSTVDSRGSEMAAPPGATGYPLSPPPAYPPAEKHSVHQRNYDKPLQWYHQCPKCSRVFRQLENYANHLKMHKLFMCLLCGKTFTQKGNLHRHMRVHAGIKPFQCKICGKTFTQKCSLLDHLNLHSGDKPHRCNYCDMVFAHKPVLRKHLKQIHGKNSFDNANEGNLHDGGLDFDFGQI comes from the exons ATGTTCATTCT gtgcagtgctgctgctgctgctggctgtcgGTTCACTATGGCCCAGAACCAGGTGATCCTGCAGTTCCGCTTTGCCACATTTGGGGACTCGATGCTGCAGAAGATGAACCTCCTACGACACCAGAGTCGCTTCTGTGATGTCACTGTGCGTATCAACCAGCTGGAGGTCCCTGGTCACAAGGTAGTGTTTGCCGCTGGCTCGTCTTTCCTGAGGGACCAGTTCATCCTTCAGCAGGACTCCGGGGAGGTCCAGATCTCCATGATCCAGGAGGCGGAGGTGGGCCGACAGCTGCTGCTGTCCTGCTACACAGGGCAGCTGGAGTTTCCGGAGCTGGAGCTGGTGCATTACCTGACAGTGGCCAGCTTCCTCCAAATGGGCCACATTGTGGAGCAGTGCACCCAAGCTCTAAGCAAGTTCATCAAACCTCAGCCTGCACGCCAGCTGGAGGTGGATGTGGGGATAAGGagggagaagaaggaggaggggtTATCGTCCCAGGCCCAGAGAGAGCAGGAGCGCTCTCAGGTCCGGACTGTCCATCAAGAGGGGGGGGAGGTAGTGCAGGTTGGGGACGACAACAATGGCGATAATGATGACCAcgaggatgaggatgaggatgatgatgtaATCATACAGCCTGTGTCCCCTCTTCATAACTTAGACAGACGTCCGAAGCAGGACGTGGCGGAGAGCGACATCACTATCATAAAAGTGGAGTCTGTGTCTGATGTAGCGGAAAACTCCATCACTGGTCACTTCCCCGCCAGCCCACCTCCTGCCCTCCACTCTCCCGAGCCCCAGCACTCCCTCATAAACTCCACCGTGGACAGCCGTGGCAGTGAGATGGCGGCTCCGCCCGGCGCGACCGGGTACCCGCTCAGTCCCCCTCCTGCGTACCCTCCTGCAGAGAAACACAGTGTGCACCAGAGGAACTACGACAAACCCCTCCAGTGGTACCACCAGTGTCCAAAGTGCTCGCGGGTCTTCCGCCAGCTGGAAAACTACGCCAACCACCTCAAGATGCACAAGCTGTTCATGTGCCTGCTGTGCGGCAAGACCTTCACGCAGAAGGGCAACCTGCACCGGCACATGCGGGTCCACGCCGGCATCAAGCCCTTCCAGTGTAAAATATGTGGGAAGACCTTCACGCAAAAGTGTTCTCTGCTGGATCACCTCAACCTGCACAGCGGGGACAAGCCACACCGCTGCAACTACTGCGACATGGTTTTTGCTCACAAGCCAGTTCTCCGCAAACACCTCAAACAGATCCACGGGAAGAACAGCTTTGACAACGCAAACGAAGGAAACCTGCACGACGGAGGGCTTGACTTTGATTTTGGGCAAATATGA
- the zbtb26 gene encoding zinc finger and BTB domain-containing protein 26 isoform X3, translating into MAQNQVILQFRFATFGDSMLQKMNLLRHQSRFCDVTVRINQLEVPGHKVVFAAGSSFLRDQFILQQDSGEVQISMIQEAEVGRQLLLSCYTGQLEFPELELVHYLTVASFLQMGHIVEQCTQALSKFIKPQPARQLEVDVGIRREKKEEGLSSQAQREQERSQVRTVHQEGGEVVQVGDDNNGDNDDHEDEDEDDDVIIQPVSPLHNLDRRPKQDVAESDITIIKVESVSDVAENSITGHFPASPPPALHSPEPQHSLINSTVDSRGSEMAAPPGATGYPLSPPPAYPPAEKHSVHQRNYDKPLQWYHQCPKCSRVFRQLENYANHLKMHKLFMCLLCGKTFTQKGNLHRHMRVHAGIKPFQCKICGKTFTQKCSLLDHLNLHSGDKPHRCNYCDMVFAHKPVLRKHLKQIHGKNSFDNANEGNLHDGGLDFDFGQI; encoded by the coding sequence ATGGCCCAGAACCAGGTGATCCTGCAGTTCCGCTTTGCCACATTTGGGGACTCGATGCTGCAGAAGATGAACCTCCTACGACACCAGAGTCGCTTCTGTGATGTCACTGTGCGTATCAACCAGCTGGAGGTCCCTGGTCACAAGGTAGTGTTTGCCGCTGGCTCGTCTTTCCTGAGGGACCAGTTCATCCTTCAGCAGGACTCCGGGGAGGTCCAGATCTCCATGATCCAGGAGGCGGAGGTGGGCCGACAGCTGCTGCTGTCCTGCTACACAGGGCAGCTGGAGTTTCCGGAGCTGGAGCTGGTGCATTACCTGACAGTGGCCAGCTTCCTCCAAATGGGCCACATTGTGGAGCAGTGCACCCAAGCTCTAAGCAAGTTCATCAAACCTCAGCCTGCACGCCAGCTGGAGGTGGATGTGGGGATAAGGagggagaagaaggaggaggggtTATCGTCCCAGGCCCAGAGAGAGCAGGAGCGCTCTCAGGTCCGGACTGTCCATCAAGAGGGGGGGGAGGTAGTGCAGGTTGGGGACGACAACAATGGCGATAATGATGACCAcgaggatgaggatgaggatgatgatgtaATCATACAGCCTGTGTCCCCTCTTCATAACTTAGACAGACGTCCGAAGCAGGACGTGGCGGAGAGCGACATCACTATCATAAAAGTGGAGTCTGTGTCTGATGTAGCGGAAAACTCCATCACTGGTCACTTCCCCGCCAGCCCACCTCCTGCCCTCCACTCTCCCGAGCCCCAGCACTCCCTCATAAACTCCACCGTGGACAGCCGTGGCAGTGAGATGGCGGCTCCGCCCGGCGCGACCGGGTACCCGCTCAGTCCCCCTCCTGCGTACCCTCCTGCAGAGAAACACAGTGTGCACCAGAGGAACTACGACAAACCCCTCCAGTGGTACCACCAGTGTCCAAAGTGCTCGCGGGTCTTCCGCCAGCTGGAAAACTACGCCAACCACCTCAAGATGCACAAGCTGTTCATGTGCCTGCTGTGCGGCAAGACCTTCACGCAGAAGGGCAACCTGCACCGGCACATGCGGGTCCACGCCGGCATCAAGCCCTTCCAGTGTAAAATATGTGGGAAGACCTTCACGCAAAAGTGTTCTCTGCTGGATCACCTCAACCTGCACAGCGGGGACAAGCCACACCGCTGCAACTACTGCGACATGGTTTTTGCTCACAAGCCAGTTCTCCGCAAACACCTCAAACAGATCCACGGGAAGAACAGCTTTGACAACGCAAACGAAGGAAACCTGCACGACGGAGGGCTTGACTTTGATTTTGGGCAAATATGA